A genome region from Anopheles stephensi strain Indian chromosome 2, UCI_ANSTEP_V1.0, whole genome shotgun sequence includes the following:
- the LOC118502840 gene encoding uncharacterized protein LOC118502840, with amino-acid sequence MYPPILVLVLALVSISRQTSTLELQEDDGRESDSYSSPYGNPVMVAGPTGSLLAYGDNAGESATVPADTVAAASSEMLPPGGLLDSVYYQHHNNPEQQQYGGAGSFGSSEEDPAIYPDSFNSSELNGADDQYLTTGSSVPDYGLSLAASSERNDSVEQPSSVDIEARASVPQAFVSEQEEQARESPEEHPLHRAVHHHPREEPTLSSRALEHHHLHQDLPSETTNHLYNGADTSGSTGVNDSAEHFTSPDGENNVEDTQEDDVLQLATTTTLPSGVASVGTSPDQEGTTGNVDHPPAVLHPLRPTKPVPSSHTGSGSGFDESKLSKPELLAQLIADKNLRMPIAFLVDTSNDSLAFTKKVLEASLVPKSPLDAILMRYNATGISKSVTFRNTKSLMEAVNLLKPSYDHGGSEYYSILRTSQEIPYDSAIFLATSRASTDAQLSRMTALTLLKKRIRLYVIWFGEEIQDSKQQLDQPTTNQTALHELAHKTGGRVIHFELDRYFGSNPVLTTLLAQHDLHGAQSIPVSVGEDVNSLYFKLHGHIDQATLETPNGTVIDLIRDKDLHYRTSVKLAELDDTKESSLLLYHLNQTHPGHYRLNVSSSSVVGNLYNVTIKSSQLYWHGNDAVDIGSDSAVAPELWDTAEAEESLNNNVEGNINLQLYSGGSSKLPRTSGGEHRFARQTELTDEDSGIISGRASIQAITKVDVGVNSQLIGARGQALQLYFEVTNYRQTPITYFFRVTDELSFLRTLNPGQVTLSPGQSVIVTVALIVSPTAEIGSRDKVTFSTTGVDTVSQSAWVTVSDSAGLADTTRPSLWYTYSSRCEGRSTPATCTGAFWTLEVMARDYETGLMRISSSPAGLLYKTPFTAGTRDEVRASYTASCCQPRVTVTAYDVSRNVRSLNLDVTDIWLNEAGIAAVVLGILLFIALIILLILLIRYCIRKRRQSKELPIYRGESVGTRRTK; translated from the exons ATGTATCCTCCGATACTAGTGTTAGTGTTAGCGTTAGTGTCCATTTCCCGCCAAACGTCCACTCTCGAACTGCAGGAAGATGACGGTCGGGAAAGTGACAGTTATTCTAGTCCCTATGGAAACCCGGTGATGGTTGCTGGTCCCACCGGTTCCCTGCTAGCGTACGGTGACAATGCGGGTGAATCTGCCACCGTTCCCGCGGATACCGTAGCAGCCGCATCCTCGGAAATGCTACCACCGGGCGGACTGCTGGACAGTGTCTACTATCAGCATCACAACAATCCCGAGCAACAGCAGTATGGTGGTGCGGGTTCGTTCGGTAGTAGCGAGGAGGACCCTGCCATCTACCCCGATAGCTTCAACAGCTCGGAGCTGAACGGGGCAGACGATCAGTACCTGACTACCGGTAGCTCCGTGCCGGACTACGGGTTGAGTTTAGCTGCGTCGAGCGAACGGAACGATAGTGTCGAACAGCCGTCCAGTGTAGACATTGAGGCGCGTGCTAGTGTTCCGCAAGCGTTCGTGAGTGAACAGGAGGAGCAAGCGCGTGAATCCCCGGAAGAACACCCGCTTCACCGGGCAGTGCATCATCATCCGCGTGAGGAACCAACTCTGAGCAGTAGAGCTCTAGAGCACCATCATCTGCACCAAGATTTGCCCTCGGAAACGACCAACCACCTATACAACGGTGCCGACACGAGTGGCAGCACCGGAGTCAACGATAGTGCCGAACACTTTACCTCACCCGACGGAGAGAACAATGTGGAGGACACGCAGGAAGACGATGTTCTGCAGCTGGCGACTACTACCACGCTTCCCTCCGGGGTGGCTTCAGTAGGAACGAGCCCTGACCAGGAAGGTACCACCGGTAACGTGGATCACCCACCGGCCGTGCTGCATCCTCTGCGACCCACCAAACCGGTCCCATCGTCACACaccggcagcggcagcgggTTCGACGAGAGTAAACTCTCCAAACCGGAGCTGTTGGCGCAGCTGATCGCGGACAAGAATCTTCGCATGCCGATCGCTTTTCTCGTCGACACGTCGAACGATTCGCTTGCCTTTACCAAGAAGGTGCTGGAGGCCTCACTAGTGCCGAAATCGCCGCTCGATGCGATCCTAATGCGCTACAACGCTACCG GCATATCGAAATCTGTTACCTTCCGCAACACGAAGTCCTTGATGGAGGCGGTCAATCTGCTGAAACCAAGCTACGATCATGGCGGCAGCGAGTACTACAGCATACTGCGAACCTCCCAAGAGATACCGTACGATAGTGCGATCTTCCTCGCGACCAGCAGAGCCTCTACCGATGCACAGCTTTCCCGCATGACCGCTCTCACCTTGCTCAAGAAACGCATTCGG CTGTACGTTATCTGGTTCGGGGAGGAGATTCAGGACAGCAAGCAACAGCTGGACCAGCCCACGACCAACCAAACGGCACTCCACGAGCTAGCCCACAAGACCGGTGGCCGTGTGATACACTTCGAACTCGATCGATACTTTGGCAGCAATCCAGTGTTG ACAACCCTACTAGCCCAGCACGATCTGCACGGAGCGCAATCCATCCCGGTCAGCGTCGGGGAGGATGTGAACAGTTTGTACTTCAAGCTGCACGGTCACATCGATCAGGCCACACTGGAAACGCCAAATG GAACTGTAATTGATTTGATTCGTGACAAGGACCTACACTACCGGACATCAGTAAAATTAGCGGAATTGGACGACACGAAGGAGAGTTCTTTGCTACTGTACCACCTTAACCAAACACATCCGGGACACTACAGGCTAAACGTATCCTCGTCAAGTGTGGTGGGCAACTTGTACAACGTTACGATCAAGTCTTCACAGCTCTATTGGCATGGAAACGACGCGGTTG ACATTGGATCTGATTCAGCAGTGGCACCAGAGCTGTGGGACACGGCAGAGGCCGAGGAATCGCTGAACAATAATGTGGAAGGAAATATCAACCTCCAGCTTTACTCTGGTGGAAG CTCAAAATTGCCGCGAACGAGCGGAGGTGAGCATCGGTTTGCGCGCCAAACTGAGCTTACCGATGAAGACAGCGGCATCATCAGTGGTCGGGCATCGATCCAGGCCATCACCAAGGTAGACGTTGGCGTTAACTCACAGCTGATCGGAGCCCGCGGCCAGGCACTGCAGCTCTACTTTGAAGTTACCAACTACCGCCAAACTCCCATCACGTACTTCTTCCGCGTCACGGACGAGCTATCGTTTCTACGCACACTCAATCCCGGACA AGTAACACTAAGCCCCGGACAGTCAGTCATCGTAACGGTCGCGCTAATTGTGTCGCCAACGGCTGAGATTGGTTCCCGCGACAAGGTAACGTTCTCCACGACCGGTGTCGATACGGTGTCACAGTCAGCTTGGGTTACCGTGTCCGATTCGGCCGGGCTTGCCGATACCACTCGCCCATCGCTCTGGTACACGTACTCCAGCCGCTGTGAGGGACGATCAACACCGGCCACCTGTACCGGTGCGTTCTGGACACTGGAGGTGATGGCTCGCGATTATGAGACAGGCCTCATGCGCATCTCCTCCAGCCCGGCCGGCCTGCTGTACAAGACACCGTTCACGGCGGGCACACGGGATGAGGTGCGGGCTAGCTATACCGCTTCCTGCTGCCAGCCGCGTGTAACCGTCACCGCGTACGATGTCAGCCGGAACGTGCGCAGTCTTAATCTGGACGTAACCGATATCTGGCTGAACGAGGCGGGCATTGCTGCCGTCGTGCTCGGTATACTGCTGTTTATCGCGCTGATCATACTGCTCATACTGCTCATACGGTACTGCATTCGCAAACGACGGCAGTCGAAAGAGTTACCGATCTACCGGGGCGAATCCGTCGGTACGCGGCGTACCAAGTAA
- the LOC118502892 gene encoding aprataxin-like, with the protein MTHAEADEDFARMVREHWSYQLVRELADKRLHLNSTAQSIAIRDLHPKARHHFLVLPRKAIDTLHELTIEDVELLEDMYQLGVRVIRAMGLSVEQFNFGYHLKPHMKRLHLHVISNDFDSPSLKRRHHWTIFNSEIFRTHEAVLLELKQHGYIQERPDAYIRALREGPLRCNVCTFKAEHLHVMKNHITMHLNHG; encoded by the exons ATGACGCACGCCGAAGCCGACGAGGATTTTGCACGGATGGTACGCGAACACTGGTCCTACCAGCTGGTGCGCGAACTAGCGGACAAACGGTTGCATTTGAACAGTACCGCACAATCAATCGCAATTCGGGATTTACATCCCAAAGCTCGCCACCATTTTCTAGTGCTGCCGAGAAAAGCTATAGACACATTGCATGAG CTCACCATCGAAGATGTGGAACTCTTAGAGGATATGTATCAGCTGGGTGTACGCGTAATTCGAGCCATGGGTCTCAGTGTGGAACAGTTCAACTTTGGGTACCATCTCAAGCCACACATGAAAAGGTTACATTTGCATGTAATTTCGAATGATTTCGATTCGCCCAGCCTGAAGCGGCGCCACCATTGGACCATTTTCAATTCGGAAATATTCCGCACGCATGAGG CGGTGCTGCTAGAACTGAAGCAGCATGGCTACATTCAGGAACGACCGGACGCATACATTCGAGCATTACGCGAAGGTCCGCTAAGGTGCAATGTGTGCACCTTTAAGGCGGAGCATCTGCACGTAATGAAAAATCACATCACCATGCACCTGAACCATGGTtag
- the LOC118502845 gene encoding ADAM 17-like protease has product MSLPSIMLTVVLVVSFAVLIVPLQGQLHKNLKYYETLHAKDLSHRIEKRGTKHSTHPFNTIKEVEFKVLGRKFRLILHPHASVLHSNFRAYSVDGNGSESIVHLDRSNFFKGRVFGEMESHVNAHIDDGVMTASVVLPDETYHIEPSWRHLPHLSDKHMIAYRTSDIKFSWDQVDAISGDLGVPRTCGYVKEGLELEGQPDDGDEAADGGQAFADGGVDAYENDNDPTPETVWHAEDSQDARKSRRKRQADQYEYTPTKTRCPLLLVADYRFFQEMGGSNTKTTINYLISLIDRVHKIYNDTIWQDRSDQEGFKGMGFVIKKIVVHSEPTRVRGGEAHYNMVREKWDVRNLLEVFSREYSHKDFCLAHLFTDLKFEGGILGLAYVGSPRRNSVGGICTPEYFKNGYTLYLNSGLSSSRNHYGQRVITREADLVTAHEFGHNWGSEHDPDIPECSPSASQGGSFLMYTYSVSGYDVNNKKFSPCSLRSIRKVLQAKSGRCFSEPEESFCGNLRVEGDEQCDAGLLGTEDNDACCDKNCKLRRNQGAVCSDKNSPCCQNCQYMMAGVKCREAQYATCEQEARCTGNHAECPKSPPMSDGTMCQERGQCRNGKCVPYCETQGLQSCMCDIIADACKRCCRQSINETCFPVEPPDVLPDGTPCIQGFCNKGMCEKTIQDVVERFWDIIEEININKVLRFLRDNIVMAVVMLTALFWIPVSCVIAYFDRKKRKEDWKEYEWSQKLDLIHPSDRRRVIHIRVPRQKITVARM; this is encoded by the exons ATGTCGCTCCCCAGCATCATGCTGAccgtggtgttggtggtttcGTTTGCTGTGCTTATTGTACCGCTGCAAG GACAACTGCACAAAAACCTCAAATACTACGAGACACTCCACGCGAAGGATCTTTCGCATCGGATTGAAAAACGTGGCACCAAGCACAGCACCCACCCGTTCAACACGATAAAGGAGGTGGAGTTTAAGGTGTTGGGCCGTAAGTTTCGCCTGATTCTGCACCCACACGCATCGGTACTGCACAGCAACTTCCGGGCCTACTCCGTCGATGGCAACGGGAGTGAATCGATTGTCCATCTCGATCGGAGCAATTTTTTCAAGGGCCGTGTGTTTGGCGAAATGGAATCGCATGTGAACGCGCACATCGACGACGGTGTGATGACTGCGTCGGTCGTACTGCCGGACGAAACGTACCACATCGAGCCGTCGTGGCGCCATTTGCCGCACCTGAGCGATAAGCACATGATCGCTTACCGTACGTCGGACATCAAGTTTAGCTGGGATCAGGTGGACGCCATCTCGGGCGATCTCGGCGTGCCCCGGACGTGTGGTTACGTCAAGGAGGGGCTAGAGCTGGAAGGACAACCGGACGACGGTGACGAGGCCGCAGACGGCGGACAAGCCTTTGCGGATGGTGGTGTGGATGCGTACGAAAACGACAATGATCCAACGCCGGAAACGGTATGGCATGCGGAAGACTCTCAAGACGCCCGGAAATCACGCCGCAAACGGCAGGCCGACCAGTACGAGTACACCCCGACCAAAACTCGGTGCCCGTTGCTGCTCGTAGCCGACTATCGGTTCTTCCAGGAGATGGGCGGAAGCAACACTAAAACGACCATCAATTACTTG ATAAGCCTCATCGATCGGGTGCACAAAATTTACAACGACACCATCTGGCAGGACCGGTCGGATCAGGAAGGATTTAAGGGGATGGGGTTCGTCATCAAAAAGATCGTGGTGCATTCCGAACCGACGCGGGTTCGGGGCGGTGAGGCCCACTACAATATGGTGCGTGAAAAGTGGGACGTTCGAAATCTGCTCGAG GTATTTTCCCGGGAGTACAGTCACAAGGATTTTTGCTTGGCACATCTGTTTACAGATCTAAAGTTTGAGGGAGGAATTTTGGGCCTAGCGTACGTGGGCTCTCCGCGCCGCAATTCCGTCGGCGGCATCTGCACTCCAG AATACTTCAAAAATGGCTACACGCTGTACCTGAACTCTGGCCTGAGCAGTTCCCGCAATCACTACGGGCAGCGCGTTATTACGCGCGAAGCGGATCTTGTAACGGCGCACGAGTTCGGCCACAACTGGGGCTCGGAGCACGATCCCGACATTCCGGAGTGTTCACCGAGCGCGTCCCAGGGCGGCAGCTTCCTGATGTACACCTACTCGGTCAGCGGGTACGACGTTAACAATAAGAAGTTTTCACCCTGCTCGCTCCGTTCGATCCGCAAGGTGCTGCAAGCGAAGTCGGGCCGTTGCTTTTCCGAGCCGGAAGAATCGTTCTGCGGCAATCTGCGCGTCGAGGGCGACGAGCAGTGCGATGCCGGGCTGCTCGGCACGGAAGATAACGATGCGTGCTGCGACAAGAACTGCAAGCTGCGCCGCAATCAGGGAGCGGTGTGCAGTGACAAGAATTCGCCGTGCTGCCAGAACTGCCAGTACATGATGGCGGGCGTGAAGTGCCGGGAGGCACAGTACGCCACCTGCGAGCAGGAGGCACGCTGCACCGGCAATCATGCCGAATGTCCGAAGAGCCCACCGATGAGCGATGGCACGATGTGCCAGGAGCGGGGCCAGTGCCGCAACGGGAAGTGTGTGCCGTACTGTGAGACGCAGGGCCTGCAGAGCTGCATGTGTGACATCATCGCGGATGCCTGCAAACGGTGCTGCCGGCAGAGCATCAACGAAACGTGCTTCCCGGTCGAACCGCCCGACGTGCTGCCGGATGGGACGCCCTGCATACAGGGCTTCTGCAACAAGGGGATGTGCGAGAAAACGATCCAGGACGTGGTGGAGCGGTTCTGGGACATTATCGAGGAGATTAACATTAACAAGGTGTTGCGGTTCTTGCGCGACAACATTGTCA TGGCGGTAGTGATGCTGACGGCACTGTTTTGGATCCCGGTCAGCTGCGTGATTGCGTACTTCGATcgcaagaagaggaaagagGACTGGAAGGAGTACGAGTGGAGCCAGAAGCTGGATCTCATTCACCCGAGCGATCGCAGACGGGTCATTCACATCCG AGTTCCGAGACAGAAAATTACCGTTGCCAGAATGTGA
- the LOC118502895 gene encoding trafficking protein particle complex subunit 6b — protein MAEEAIFEFLHSEIVNYTLTKENSKENDLSTLEYIGFTTGYRIIERLTREWPRFKDELDTMKFICTDFWSSIYRKQIDNLRTNHQGVYVLQDNAFRFLTRLSSGSQYLEHAPKFVAFTCGLVRGGLANLGITSTVTAEVQTMPSCKFHIQVNRA, from the exons ATGGCTGAGGAAGCAATTTTTGAATTCTTGCACTCGGAAATAGTAAACTACACCTTAacgaaagaaaacagtaag GAAAATGATCTTTCGACGCTGGAGTACATCGGGTTCACTACCGGGTACAGAATAATCGAGCGGTTAACGCGCGAATGGCCCCGGTTCAAGGATGAGCTGGATACGATGAAGTTTATCTGTACCGATTTTTGGAGCTCAATCTACCGCAAACAGATCGACAACTTGCGCACCAACCATCAGGGGGTGTACGTGCTACAGGACAATGCGTTTCGCTTTCTCACCCGGCTCTCGTCCGGCTCACAGTATCTGGAGCACGCTCCGAAG TTCGTAGCGTTCACCTGCGGATTGGTGCGAGGCGGGTTGGCAAACCTGGGCATCACAAGCACGGTCACGGCCGAAGTGCAGACCATGCCGTCGTGCAAATTTCACATACAGGTTAATCGGGCATAG
- the LOC118502861 gene encoding tRNA (guanine(10)-N2)-methyltransferase homolog, with the protein MRNVSQLPWNRNACGCSCSATRSRYGKMTGGTMKKYVLWFAQEHVDFRQAEIASLLRLWNIPMSTPANHNPERPFWVVEMQNDEAARKLASRSMSLRCIFELWAHSGQGLAHFHETLRAHIETHRPALAPYFGANNSFKVTVETFNKHFSLKEKVAKIETMQYLPAEGPVNLQTPDVHYWYVEFWGLDPMNVPERPHDVLFGRWVADGKRDMINEISLKNRKFIGNTSMDPQLSLLMANQGLVRGGDLVLDPFAGSGSLLVAAAKFGAYVIGADIDYMIVHGKSKPTRVNQKVRAEDESIYANLQQYGCGGLFVDVLIADFSRSIWAGGMVFDSIITDPPYGIREATERIEFKTQRRATAMTEDAVHYPSTSPYQLCQMYQDLLQFSARYLKLGGRLVCWFPMLRKDLEADVLPRHKCLQLVANSEQPLSGYSSRRLLTYEKISDNESDFDAFEMPDTVVENFRERYFTQLAEDNGTRKERRQALREVGRTEAKRRGKRQQPDGKWRYTQDVPEAK; encoded by the exons ATGAGAAACGTCAGTCAGTTGCCGTGGAATCGGAACGCATGTGGCTGTTCGTGCAGCGCTACTAGATCTCGGTACGGAAAGATGACGGGCGGTACGATGAAGAAATATGTGCTTTGGTTCGCCCAGGAGCACGTAGACTTCCGGCAGGCG GAAATCGCTTCCCTGCTGCGGCTGTGGAACATTCCAATGAGCACGCCGGCCAACCACAACCCGGAGCGACCGTTTTGGGTGGTGGAAATGCAGAACGACGAGGCAGCCCGCAAGCTCGCGTCCCGTTCCATGTCGCTGCGCTGCATATTCGAGCTGTGGGCACATTCCGGCCAGGGTTTGGCGCACTTTCACGAGACACTGCGTGCGCACATCGAAACGCACCGCCCAGCGTTGGCGCCCTATTTCGGTGCGAACAATTCGTTCAAGGTAACGGTGGAAACGTTTAACAAGCACTTTAGCCTGAAGGAAAAGGTGGCGAAAATCGAAACGATGCAGTACCTGCCGGCAGAAGGGCCCGTTAATCTGCAAACGCCGGACGTGCACTACTGGTACGTTGAGTTTTGGGGATTGGACCCGATGAACGTGCCGGAACGGCCGCACGACGTGCTGTTCGGGCGCTGGGTGGCGGACGGCAAGCGTGACATGATCAATGAAATATCGCTGAAAAATCGAAAGTTCATCGGAAACACCTCGATGGATCCGCAGCTGTCACTGCTGATGGCGAATCAGGGGCTGGTGCGTGGCGGTGATTTGGTGCTGGATCCGTTTGCCGGCTCCGGTTCGCTGCTGGTTGCTGCGGCCAAGTTTGGTGCGTACGTGATCGGGGCCGACATCGATTACATGATCGTGCACGGCAAATCGAAACCGACGCGCGTGAATCAGAAGGTCCGGGCGGAGGATGAAAGCATCTACGCCAATCTGCAGCAGTACGGTTGCGGTGGGCTGTTTGTCGATGTGCTCATAGCCGACTTTTCGCGCAGCATTTGGGCAGGCGGCATGGTCTTTGACAGTATTATCACGGATC CTCCCTACGGCATACGCGAGGCAACGGAAAGGATCGAGTTTAAGACGCAGCGAAGAGCGACCGCCATGACGGAAGATGCGGTACACTATCCCTCCACCTCACCGTACCAGCTGTGCCAGATGTACCAGGATTTGCTACAATTTTCCGCCCGATATTTGAAGCTCGGTGGGCGGCTCGTTTGTTGGTTCCCGATGTTGAG GAAGGATCTTGAAGCGGATGTGCTTCCCCGCCACAAGTGCCTCCAGCTGGTGGCGAATTCCGAGCAGCCACTGTCGGGGTACAGCTCCCGGCGATTGCTAACGTACGAGAAGATCTCCGACAACGAGTCCGACTTCGATGCATTCGAAATGCCCGACacggtggtggaaaacttccGCGAGCGCTACTTCACCCAGCTGGCCGAGGATAATGGGACGCGCAAAGAGCGACGGCAGGCGTTGCGTGAGGTGGGTCGAACGGAGGCAAAGAGGCGGGGCAAACGGCAGCAGCCGGACGGAAAGTGGCGGTACACGCAGGACGTGCCGGAAGCAAAGTAG
- the LOC118502882 gene encoding transcriptional adapter 1-like — MSTDTENNEVDSAKQALIGALGDKWTMYLANMKLWFRKKHSKEEFDLECRKLFSTSQLHLHNRFLLAILNKIDAVSVPQTTTIHYDGTQMGAGSGAYGTVGDGTGYSCLASMQQHDGRSSKKRKRSSKSSSDRSTFEPISPYDYIPREPAAPDTEHASAAQCGMGTHPTLRYAAQELFLPDNGLVLGRLLVGAWEHGLASADDAAVELIVSSVQVLLKNILSAVIMNRKHCRVTANGTFYYDVGHGTNQTVVRNTVTKSKIDDEPMELDREIMCYVKTPPTDSTFLASCEQLYPTVSRKINAFELYRALQDRNLISSHSVYSTNMERISSQLS, encoded by the exons ATGAGCACCGACACGGAAAACAACGAAGTGGACAGCGCCAAACAGGCGCTGATCGGTGCGCTGGGCGACAAATGGACGATGTACCTGGCCAACATGAAGCTTTGGTTTCGCAAGAAACACTCGAAGGAAGAGTTTGATCTCGAGTGCCGCAAGCTGTTCAGCACGAGCCAGCTCCACCTGCACAACCGCTTTCTGTTGGCCATTCTGAACAAAATTGACGCCGTTTCGGTACCGCAGACCACCACGATCCATTACGATGGTACGCAGATGGGCGCGGGTTCCGGTGCGTACGGTACGGTAGGCGATGGCACGGGCTACAGCTGCCTGGCCTCGATGCAGCAACACGACGGACGCAGCAGCAAGAAACGTAAACGATCGTCTAAGTCCTCGTCGGATCGGTCCACCTTCGAACCGATCTCACCGTACGACTATATACCGCGAGAACCGGCCGCCCCGGACACGGAACATGCTTCAGCGGCCCAGTGCGGCATGGGCACACATCCGACGTTGCGCTATGCCGCACAGGAACTGTTTCTGCCCGACAATGGGCTGGTGCTGGGCCGGTTGCTTGTCGGCGCCTGGGAGCATGGGCTCGCCAGTGCCGATGATGCGGCGGTCGAGCTGATCGTCAGCTCGGTGCAGGTGTTGCTGAAAAACATCCTGTCCGCCGTCATCATGAACCGGAAGCATTGCCGCGTGACTGCGAACGGCACGTTCTACTACGACGTGGGCCACGGGACGAATCAGACGGTCGTACGCAACACGGTCACGAAGAGCAAAATCGACGATGAACCGATGGAGCTGGACAGGGAGATTATGTGTTACGTGAAAACGCCTCCGACAGATTCTACGTTTCTGGCAAGCTGCGAACAGCT ATATCCTACCGTGAGCCGGAAAATCAACGCCTTCGAGCTGTACCGAGCGCTGCAAGACCGGAACCTCATTTCCTCACACTCAGTGTACTCGACGAACATGGAACGAATTTCGAGCCAACTGTCGTAG
- the LOC118502855 gene encoding methionine--tRNA ligase, mitochondrial, with protein sequence MVTRWIFSRRFSSQVQHSFVTTPIFYVNAAPHIGHLYSSVIADAIHRFNQITSGTESGACFLSTGTDEHGLKIQQAAIKHSTSTEDYCNAIASKYRELFARFKIDYTRFIRTTDTDHRQAVHAFWRSLAASDSIYSASYSGWYCVPDETFLTDSQLKENERGEKCSLESGHPVEWTEEQNYMFRLGRYQEEVRHWVKGLEGRRIQPDKFSRILLQYLEEPLPDISISRPMSRVSWGIPVPSDPSQSVYVWLDALVNYLTVAGYPRENFQTRWPPTVQVLGKDILKFHGIYWPAFLMAANLEPPRQLLVHSYWTVDNQKMSKSKQNVVDPNERAELYTHEGLRYFLLREGVAHSDGNYSDTKILRVLNSELADTLGNLLSRCCGKALNAASVFPAIDKDAFEALKAVDATKRMLEALEEMPDKTLNHYRNFNFYLVVDTVVHLLHTANNFFETTAPWKLKKSDDPADHAKLNTILSITMEVLRQTGIVMQPIVPGLSAQLLDKLHISHTARRWNDLKVCLRSQDTPLSTDECILFRRIVPPVQPASSETSRPEKSVPKKRKQSN encoded by the exons ATGGTAACGAGGTGGATTTTCTCAAGACGGTTCTCTTCCCAAGTGCAGCACTCGTTCGTAACCACTCCAATATTCTACGTGAATGCGG CGCCTCACATTGGCCATCTCTATTCATCTGTGATTGCCGATGCAATTCATCGCTTTAATCAAATCACCAGCGGCACAGAATCTGGCGCATGTTTTCTTAGCACCGGAACCGATGAGCATGGGTTGAAGATTCAGCAAGCCGCGATTAAGCATTCCACCTCGACGGAGGATTATTGCAATGCTATTGCGTCCAAGTATCGCGAACTGTTTGCGAGATTTAAAATCGACTACACGCGGTTCATCCGAACCACCGACACGGATCACCGTCAGGCGGTGCATGCCTTTTGGCGATCGTTGGCCGCTTCCGACAGTATCTATTCGGCAAGCTATTCTGGATGGTACTGTGTGCCGGACGAGACGTTCCTTACCGACAGCCAGCTGAAGGAAAATGAGCGGGGCGAAAAATGTTCCCTCGAGTCAGGGCATCCGGTCGAGTGGACGGAGGAACAAAACTACATGTTTCGCTTGGGTCGCTATCAGGAAGAGGTCAGGCATTGGGTAAAGGGTTTGGAAGGTCGTCGCATACAGCCGGACAAATTTAGCCGTATATTGCTACAATACTTGGAAGAGCCACTGCCAGATATATCCATCTCGCGGCCAATGAGTCGTGTGTCGTGGGGTATTCCCGTACCGTCGGATCCATCACAATCGGTGTACGTGTGGCTTGATGCGCTGGTAAACTATCTAACGGTGGCAGGGTATCCGCGGGAAAACTTTCAAACCCGTTGGCCCCCAACTGTGCAGGTGTTGGGGAAAGATATTCTTAAATTTCATGGCATCTATTGGCCTGCCTTCCTGATGGCGGCAAACTTGGAACCACCCCGGCAACTGCTGGTCCATTCGTACTGGACCGTTGATAATCAGAAAATGTCTAAAAGTAAGCAGAACGTGGTGGATCCAAATGAACGTGCGGAACTGTATACCCACGAAGGCCTGCGATACTTTTTACTCCGCGAAGGGGTGGCACACAGCGATGGAA ATTACAGCGACACAAAGATTCTGCGAGTATTAAACTCGGAGCTGGCCGATACGCTTGGTAACCTGCTGTCACGGTGTTGTGGGAAAGCTCTTAATGCGGCATCCGTATTCCCAGCGATAGATAAGGACGCTTTTGAAGCGTTGAAAGCAGTGGATGCCACAAAACGGATGCTGGAAGCACTGGAAGAAATGCCAG ACAAAACGCTAAACCATTATAGAAACTTCAACTTTTATCTCGTTGTGGATACTGTCGTCCATCTTCTGCACACGGCAAACAACTTTTTCGAAACCACCGCACCCTGGAAACTGAAGAAAAGTGATGATCCAGCCGATCATGCCAAGCTGAACACCATTCTTTCCATCACAATGGAAGTACTCCGCCAAACGGGGATCGTTATGCAACCGATCGTGCCGGGACTCTCGGCACAGTTACTGGATAAGCTGCACATTTCTCATACAGCTCGCAGGTGGAACGATCTGAAGGTATGTCTCCGGTCGCAGGATACTCCGTTGTCTACGGACGAATGCATACTTTTTCGGCGTATTGTCCCACCGGTCCAACCAGCGAGCAGCGAAACAAGCCGACCCGAAAAAAGTGTAccaaaaaagcgaaaacagtCTAACTGA